A single region of the Brachypodium distachyon strain Bd21 chromosome 3, Brachypodium_distachyon_v3.0, whole genome shotgun sequence genome encodes:
- the LOC104583750 gene encoding uncharacterized protein LOC104583750 isoform X6 — translation MVREKSRSVCGDGLCHDHVFIGSGHGEVVSIFGSATITDGKLSRDKSLNSLGEMLLSVVARFNVQGHYGGAIFTGLFLCGPSLLALFKISENEVRRALIAKNFISATLLLIVISSFQIMYFVNLSYDSVQGEELHLHLHNYHGWQGIRGQGHELPCCDVPICGCKLEDSMHRSILTWWSHLCWFVCVHPVSFVLRCARRYPKMSVQNDVRRADGP, via the exons ATGGTCAGAGAAAAAAGTCGGTCTGTGTGTGGTGATGGTTTGTGCCATGATCATGTATTTATAGGAAGCGGGCATGGTGAGGTGGTCTCCATCTTTGGTTCCGCAACCATCACAGATGGCAAGTTGTCAAGGGACAAGTCTCTGAACTCCCTAGGTGAGATGTTGCTATCTGTGGTTGCAAGATTCAATGTGCAAGGCCATTATGGTGGAGCCATCTTTACTGGCTTG TTTTTGTGCGGCCCTAGTCTTTTGGCATTGTTCAAAATATCTGAAAATGAG GTTAGGAGGGCATTAATTGCAAAGAACTTCATATCTGCCACATTGCTCTTGATCGTGATATCCAGTTTCCAAATTATGTATTTCGTCAATCTTTCCTATGACTCT GTGCAAGGGGAGGAGCTGCATCTTCATTTGCACAACTATCACGGATGGCAAGGTATCAGGGGACAAGGCCATGAACTCCCTTGTTGTGATGTTCCTATCTGTGGTTGCAAGTTGGAAGACTCAATGCACAGGAGCATTCTCACATGGTGGAGCCATCTTTGCTGGTTTG TTTGTGTGCATCCGGTTAGTTTTGTATTGCGTTGCGCCAGGAGGTATCCTAAAATGAG TGTTCAGAACGATGTTAGGCGAGCAGATGGTCCATGA
- the LOC100829814 gene encoding 7-ethoxycoumarin O-deethylase, whose amino-acid sequence MRMLSHITLLINVSFKLKCIPEMDTATSTSTMLLYAALLVAAAFIYAAFIRGRKRGLPPGPMGLPVVGSLLSLDPDLHTYFAGLAAKYGPIFSIRLGSKLGIVVSSPALVREVLRDNDLLFANRDVPDAARAITYGGDKDIVWNSVGPTWRMLRRVCVQEMLSPTGLEAMHGLRRREFRATLAHLHAAAMAGEPVEVGAQMFLTTLNVLTSTMWGGNVGTESERTVVGKEFRQLVSEITQMLGAPNVSDFFPALAPFDLQGIWRKSDALKARFDNIFARIIQQRVRTEEAGGKTPVDFLECMLKMEKEGGDGKAPFTMTNIKAMLMDMVVGGTETTSNTVEWAMAEMMKNRRILRKAREELDAVVGVDSVVEESHLPQLHYLHQVLKETLRLHPAVPLLVPHCPRADTTLAGHRVPAGTRVFINAWAIMRDPTTWSDPTEFVPERFEGRKVDFTGGELDYVPFGSGRRICAGIPMAERMMAYSLAMLLQAFDWELLPDHRLDLTEKFGIVMKKATPLVVVPTPRLSRAELYSAK is encoded by the exons ATGCGAATGCTTAGCCACATCACACTTCTAATTAACGTCTCTTTTAAGCTAAAGTGCATCCCGGAAATGGACACGGCCACCTCGACGTCGACGATGCTGCTCTACGCGGCGCTGCTCGTGGCGGCGGCTTTCATCTACGCCGCCTTCATTCGTGGCAGGAAACGTGGCCTGCCACCGGGCCCGATGGGCCTGCCGGTGGTCGGCAGCCTTCTGTCTCTGGACCCGGACCTGCACACCTACTTCGCGGGCCTGGCCGCCAAGTACGGGCCCATCTTCTCCATCCGTCTGGGCTCCAAGCTCGGCATCGTCGTCAGCTCCCCGGCGCTGGTCCGGGAGGTGCTGCGCGACAACGACCTCCTCTTCGCCAACCGCGACGTCCCGGACGCGGCGCGCGCCATCACCTACGGCGGCGACAAGGACATCGTGTGGAACTCGGTAGGCCCCACATGGCGCATGCTTCGCCGGGTCTGCGTTCAGGAGATGCTCAGCCCGACAGGGCTCGAGGCCATGCATGGGCTCCGCCGTCGTGAGTTCAGGGCCACACTGGCCCACCTGcatgccgccgccatggcagGCGAGCCCGTGGAGGTTGGTGCGCAGATGTTCCTCACCACCCTAAACGTGCTCACGAGCACGATGTGGGGTGGCAACGTTGGGACAGAGAGCGAGAGGACGGTGGTGGGGAAGGAGTTTCGGCAACTCGTCTCGGAGATCACCCAGATGCTCGGCGCGCCCAACGTGTCCGACTTCTTCCCGGCGCTGGCGCCGTTCGACCTGCAAGGCATTTGGAGAAAGTCGGACGCGCTCAAGGCGCGCTTCGACAACATCTTCGCCAGGATCATACAACAGAGGGTGAGGACCGAGGAGGCCGGCGGTAAAACGCCGGTGGATTTTCTCGAGTGCATGCTCAAGATGGAGAAAGAAGGTGGCGACGGGAAGGCTCCATTCACCATGACCAATATCAAGGCCATGCTTATG GATATGGTGGTCGGAGGGACAGAGACGACGTCGAACACGGTGGAATGGGCCATGGCGGAGATGATGAAGAACAGGCGGATACTACGCAAGGCGCGGGAGGAGCTGGACGCGGTGGTCGGGGTCGACAGCGTGGTGGAGGAGTCTCACCTCCCGCAGCTGCACTACCTGCACCAGGTGCTCAAGGAGACGCTCCGGCTGCACCCGGCGGTGCCGCTCCTGGTGCCGCACTGCCCCCGCGCCGACACCACCCTCGCCGGCCACCGCGTCCCGGCGGGCACCCGCGTGTTCATCAACGCGTGGGCCATCATGAGGGACCCCACCACGTGGAGTGACCCCACGGAGTTCGTCCCGGAGAGGTTCGAAGGGCGGAAGGTGGACTTCACCGGCGGTGAGCTGGACTACGTGCCGTTCGGGTCCGGGAGGAGGATCTGTGCCGGCATCCCCATGGCCGAGAGGATGATGGCCTACTCGCTGGCTATGCTTCTGCAAGCGTTTGACTGGGAGCTGCTGCCGGACCACCGGCTCGACCTGACGGAGAAGTTCGGCATCGTCATGAAGAAGGCCACGCCGCTGGTTGTCGTGCCGACGCCGAGGCTGTCCAGAGCCGAGCTCTACTCCGCCAAATAG
- the LOC104583750 gene encoding uncharacterized protein LOC104583750 isoform X3 → MVREKSRSVCGDGLCHDHVFIGSGHGEVVSIFGSATITDGKLSRDKSLNSLGEMLLSVVARFNVQGHYGGAIFTGLFLCGPSLLALFKISENEVRRALIAKNFISATLLLIVISSFQIMYFVNLSYDSVQGEELHLHLHNYHGWQGIRGQGHELPCCDVPICGCKLEDSMHRSILTWWSHLCWFVCVHPVSFVLRCARRYPKMRNQMNIYTTLGVQSSSLFITYDLVASNTVFRTMLGEQMVHETMTSCSCH, encoded by the exons ATGGTCAGAGAAAAAAGTCGGTCTGTGTGTGGTGATGGTTTGTGCCATGATCATGTATTTATAGGAAGCGGGCATGGTGAGGTGGTCTCCATCTTTGGTTCCGCAACCATCACAGATGGCAAGTTGTCAAGGGACAAGTCTCTGAACTCCCTAGGTGAGATGTTGCTATCTGTGGTTGCAAGATTCAATGTGCAAGGCCATTATGGTGGAGCCATCTTTACTGGCTTG TTTTTGTGCGGCCCTAGTCTTTTGGCATTGTTCAAAATATCTGAAAATGAG GTTAGGAGGGCATTAATTGCAAAGAACTTCATATCTGCCACATTGCTCTTGATCGTGATATCCAGTTTCCAAATTATGTATTTCGTCAATCTTTCCTATGACTCT GTGCAAGGGGAGGAGCTGCATCTTCATTTGCACAACTATCACGGATGGCAAGGTATCAGGGGACAAGGCCATGAACTCCCTTGTTGTGATGTTCCTATCTGTGGTTGCAAGTTGGAAGACTCAATGCACAGGAGCATTCTCACATGGTGGAGCCATCTTTGCTGGTTTG TTTGTGTGCATCCGGTTAGTTTTGTATTGCGTTGCGCCAGGAGGTATCCTAAAATGAG GAATCAGATGAACATTTACACAACACTGGGCGTGCAATCTAGTTCTCTATTCATTACCTATGACCTTGTTGCTTCCAACACTG TGTTCAGAACGATGTTAGGCGAGCAGATGGTCCATGAGACCATGACTTCATGCAGTTGCCACTGA
- the LOC104583750 gene encoding uncharacterized protein LOC104583750 isoform X2: protein MVREKSRSVCGDGLCHDHVFIGSGHGEVVSIFGSATITDGKLSRDKSLNSLGEMLLSVVARFNVQGHYGGAIFTGLFLCGPSLLALFKISENEVRRALIAKNFISATLLLIVISSFQIMYFVNLSYDSVQGEELHLHLHNYHGWQGIRGQGHELPCCDVPICGCKLEDSMHRSILTWWSHLCWFVCVHPVSFVLRCARRYPKMRNWGDFQLWSIHLANRAALQCTLYSAIHARKWCSFFVSGEGSIIQPNLPSHIN, encoded by the exons ATGGTCAGAGAAAAAAGTCGGTCTGTGTGTGGTGATGGTTTGTGCCATGATCATGTATTTATAGGAAGCGGGCATGGTGAGGTGGTCTCCATCTTTGGTTCCGCAACCATCACAGATGGCAAGTTGTCAAGGGACAAGTCTCTGAACTCCCTAGGTGAGATGTTGCTATCTGTGGTTGCAAGATTCAATGTGCAAGGCCATTATGGTGGAGCCATCTTTACTGGCTTG TTTTTGTGCGGCCCTAGTCTTTTGGCATTGTTCAAAATATCTGAAAATGAG GTTAGGAGGGCATTAATTGCAAAGAACTTCATATCTGCCACATTGCTCTTGATCGTGATATCCAGTTTCCAAATTATGTATTTCGTCAATCTTTCCTATGACTCT GTGCAAGGGGAGGAGCTGCATCTTCATTTGCACAACTATCACGGATGGCAAGGTATCAGGGGACAAGGCCATGAACTCCCTTGTTGTGATGTTCCTATCTGTGGTTGCAAGTTGGAAGACTCAATGCACAGGAGCATTCTCACATGGTGGAGCCATCTTTGCTGGTTTG TTTGTGTGCATCCGGTTAGTTTTGTATTGCGTTGCGCCAGGAGGTATCCTAAAATGAG GAACTGGGGTGATTTCCAGCTCTGGAGCATACATCTGGCCAACAGAGCAGCATTGCAGTGTACACTGTACAGTGCAATTCATGCCAGGAAATGGTGCTCTTTTTTCGTTAGTGGAGAAGGGAGCATTATTCAACCAaaccttccgtcccatattaattga
- the LOC104583750 gene encoding uncharacterized protein LOC104583750 isoform X4 has product MVREKSRSVCGDGLCHDHVFIGSGHGEVVSIFGSATITDGKLSRDKSLNSLGEMLLSVVARFNVQGHYGGAIFTGLFLCGPSLLALFKISENEVQGEELHLHLHNYHGWQGIRGQGHELPCCDVPICGCKLEDSMHRSILTWWSHLCWFVCVHPVSFVLRCARRYPKMRNQMNIYTTLGVQSSSLFITYDLVASNTGTGVISSSGAYIWPTEQHCSVHCTVQFMPGNGALFSLVEKGALFNQTFRPILIE; this is encoded by the exons ATGGTCAGAGAAAAAAGTCGGTCTGTGTGTGGTGATGGTTTGTGCCATGATCATGTATTTATAGGAAGCGGGCATGGTGAGGTGGTCTCCATCTTTGGTTCCGCAACCATCACAGATGGCAAGTTGTCAAGGGACAAGTCTCTGAACTCCCTAGGTGAGATGTTGCTATCTGTGGTTGCAAGATTCAATGTGCAAGGCCATTATGGTGGAGCCATCTTTACTGGCTTG TTTTTGTGCGGCCCTAGTCTTTTGGCATTGTTCAAAATATCTGAAAATGAG GTGCAAGGGGAGGAGCTGCATCTTCATTTGCACAACTATCACGGATGGCAAGGTATCAGGGGACAAGGCCATGAACTCCCTTGTTGTGATGTTCCTATCTGTGGTTGCAAGTTGGAAGACTCAATGCACAGGAGCATTCTCACATGGTGGAGCCATCTTTGCTGGTTTG TTTGTGTGCATCCGGTTAGTTTTGTATTGCGTTGCGCCAGGAGGTATCCTAAAATGAG GAATCAGATGAACATTTACACAACACTGGGCGTGCAATCTAGTTCTCTATTCATTACCTATGACCTTGTTGCTTCCAACACTG GAACTGGGGTGATTTCCAGCTCTGGAGCATACATCTGGCCAACAGAGCAGCATTGCAGTGTACACTGTACAGTGCAATTCATGCCAGGAAATGGTGCTCTTTTTTCGTTAGTGGAGAAGGGAGCATTATTCAACCAaaccttccgtcccatattaattgagtga
- the LOC104584257 gene encoding circumsporozoite protein-like has translation MLLARRVLVRVIKVGVVFRRADGEGGQGAVAGKTKGRKTSGGRRSGLEGHPLASSRADGEGGQSAVAGKTKGRKTSGGRRSWLEGHPLASSRADGEGGQGAAASKTKGRKTSGGRRSWLVGHPLASSRADGEGGQGSASGKTKGRKYSGGRRSWLEGYP, from the coding sequence ATGCTCCTGGCTAGGAGGGTACTCGTCCGCGTGATCAAAGTTGGGGTTGTATTCAGACGTgccgatggagaaggaggGCAGGGCGCCGTGGCCGGCAAGACCAAGGGGAGGAAGACCTCCGGTGGCCGCCGATCTGGGTTGGAAGGCCACCCACTCGCTTCCAGCCGTgccgatggagaaggaggGCAGAGCGCCGTGGCCGGCAAGACCAAGGGGAGGAAGACCTCTGGTGGCCGCCGATCTTGGTTGGAAGGCCACCCACTCGCTTCCAGCCGTgccgatggagaaggagggcagggcgccgcggccagcaagaCCAAGGGGAGGAAGACCTCCGGTGGCCGGCGGTCTTGGTTGGTAGGCCACCCGCTCGCTTCCAGCCGTgccgatggagaaggagggcagggctccgcgtccggcaagaCCAAGGGGAGGAAGTACTCCGGTGGCCGGAGATCTTGGTTGGAAGGCTACCCGTGA
- the LOC100838318 gene encoding auxin-responsive protein SAUR36 — protein sequence MIMAQTIPTHKLTFFSDNFFSVPHSISFQIEKATMMSSKKLAQLSKKWQGISAIGRRRVATTEKDINPSCSSVAGKGHFVVYSSDGRRFEIPLACLRTTVFEELLRMSQEEFGFTSDGRITLPCDTTMMEYVMCLLRREASEDVERALLSSITMTCQHPSRMMQPPSELNQQFAVWSS from the coding sequence ATGATCATGGCACAAACCATCCCCACACACAAACTTACATTTTTCTCTGATAATTTCTTCTCAGTGCCACATTCCATCTCTTTCCAAATCGAAAAAGCAACCATGATGAGCTCCAAGAAACTAGCTCAACTTTCCAAGAAGTGGCAGGGAATCAGTGCTATCGGGCGAAGAAGGGTCGCAACAACAGAAAAGGATATCAACCCATCCTGCAGCTCAGTTGCAGGCAAGGGCCACTTCGTGGTCTACTCTTCCGATGGGAGGCGGTTTGAGATCCCCTTAGCGTGCCTCCGCACGACGGTCTTCGAGGAGCTCCTGAGGATGTCCCAGGAGGAGTTTGGGTTCACAAGTGATGGGCGGATCACACTGCCTTGTGATACAACAATGATGGAGTATGTGATGTGTTTGCTTAGGAGAGAGGCCTCAGAAGATGTTGAGAGGGCACTCCTCAGTTCCATAACAATGACTTGCCAGCACCCAAGCAGAATGATGCAACCACCCAGTGAACTTAACCAGCAATTTGCTGTGTGGAGCTCCTGA
- the LOC100829507 gene encoding probable carboxylesterase 8 gives MSTTHADATAAATDVVTDARAPPPSKSDSLFMQIVVHPDGTVTRPFVPTVPPSSDADEPAAVQSRDVPLDAALGTYLRLYLPPTVRASKKKLPVILYLHGGGFVLFTPATVFYHASCEAMAAAVPAIVASLHYRLAPDHRLPAAYHDAAAALLWLRQNSATDPWISAHADLESPRCFLMGSSSGANIAFHAALKSSPSAVVFPVSGVVMHQPYLGGETRTASEAASEGDAMLPLEASDKLWRLALPDGADRDHVYSNPAKSMAAEDLAGFPRCLVSGSVGDPLIDRQRAFAAWLRGSGAVEVVEKTDGKGFHAAELFVPEVAEELFAAVRDFVYGDGDQAAEMVVVGDDEPAPVSVGGAALT, from the coding sequence ATGTCAACGACCCACGCCGAcgcaacggcggcggccaccgacGTCGTCACCGACGCCagggcaccgccgccgtccaaGTCGGACAGCCTGTTCATGCAGATCGTCGTCCACCCGGACGGCACGGTCACCCGCCCCTTCGTCCCCACCGTCCCCCCCAGCTCCGATGCCGACGAGCCAGCCGCCGTGCAGTCCCGCGACGTGCCCCTCGACGCCGCCCTCGGCACCTACCTCCGCCTCTACCTTCCCCCAACAGTCCGCGCCTCCAAGAAGAAGCTCCCGGTCATCCTCtacctccacggcggcggcttcgtgCTCTTCACCCCGGCGACCGTCTTCTACCACGCCTCCTGCgaagccatggccgccgccgtccccgccatCGTCGCCTCCCTCCACTACCGCCTCGCCCCGGACCACCGCCTCCCTGCCGCCTAccacgacgccgccgcagccctccTCTGGCTCCGTCAGAACTCCGCCACCGACCCCTGGATCTCCGCCCACGCCGACCTCGAATCCCCCCGCTGCTTCCTCATGGGCAGCTCCTCCGGCGCCAACATTGCCTTCCACGCCGCCCTTAAAAGCTCCCCTTccgccgtcgtcttccccgTCTCCGGCGTCGTGATGCACCAGCCGTACCTGGGCGGGGAGACCCGCACGGCGTCGGAGGCGGCGTCCGAGGGCGACGCCATGCTGCCGCTGGAGGCCAGCGACAAGCTCTGGCGCCTGGCGCTCCCGGACGGCGCCGACCGCGACCACGTGTACAGCAACCCGGCTAAATCCATGGCGGCCGAGGACCTCGCGGGGTTCCCGAGGTGTTTGGTGTCCGGGAGCGTCGGCGACCCGCTGATCGACCGGCAGCGGGCGTTCGCGGCGTGGTTGAGGGGGAGCGGCGCCGTGGAGGTCGTGGAGAAGACGGACGGCAAGGGGTTCCATGCCGCCGAGCTCTTCGTGCCCGAGGTCGCCGAGGAGCTCTTCGCCGCCGTGCGCGACTTCGTCTATGGCGATGGGGATCAAGCCGCGGAGATGGTGGTTGTTGGCGATGATGAGCCGGCGCCGGTCAGCGTGGGCGGCGCCGCGTTGACTTGA
- the LOC100838018 gene encoding cytochrome P450 76M5 encodes MDSDTTTTLLYLALLAASFLYLFFLRRTRGNGGGEGSLPPGPRGLPILGSLLSLNPELHTYFAGLAAKHGPIFSIRLGSKLGVVITSPALAREVLKDNDAVFSGRDVPDAARSVSYGGAQNIVWNPAGPKWRLLRRVCVREMLSASGLDAVHLLRRREFRATLAHLHAVAVAGAEVDVGAQMFLTTMNVITGTLWGGNIGGESERTAVGKEFRELVADITAVLGAPNVSDFFPALQPFDLQGIRNKSDKLKTRFDDIFARIIQQRVNNGGAATAPDFLEYMLKLEKEGGDGKASFTMTNVKALLMDMVVGGTETTSNTVEWAMAEMLKNRRILKKVQEELDAIVGTDSVVEESHLPQLHYLQSVVKETLRLHPALPLMVPHCPSEDTTVGGHRVPAGSRVFVNAWAIMRDPAAWKDPDEFVPERFEVGGGGGGRKVDFTGGELDYVPFGSGRRICAGVAMAERMTAYSVALLVQAFEWELPEGKELDMKEKFAIVMKKATPLVAVPTPRLSRPELYSAA; translated from the exons ATGGATTCCGACACTACCACGACGCTGCTCTACTTGGCTCTTCTAGCAGCATCCTTCCTCtacctcttcttcctccgccgaacccgcggcaacggcggcggggaaggcaGCCTGCCGCCGGGTCCACGAGGCCTGCCGATCCTCGGCAGCCTGCTCTCCCTCAACCCGGAGCTCCACACCTACTTCGCGGGCCTGGCCGCAAAGCACGGGCCCATCTTCTCCATCCGGCTCGGCTCCAAGCTCGGCGTCGTCATCACCTCGCCCGCCCTGGCCCGCGAGGTGCTCAAAGACAACGACGCCGTCTTCTCCGGCCGCGACGTGCCCGACGCGGCCCGCTCCGTCTCCTACGGCGGCGCGCAGAACATCGTCTGGAACCCGGCCGGGCCCAAGtggcgcctcctccgccgcgtctGCGTCCGCGAGATGCTCAGCGCCTCCGGCCTCGACgccgtccacctcctccgccgccgcgagtTCCGCGCCACGCTCGCGCACCTCCATGCCGTGGCCGTGGCTGGAGCAGAGGTGGACGTCGGGGCGCAGATGTTCCTCACCACCATGAACGTCATCACGGGCACGCTCTGGGGCGGCAACATCGGCGGCGAGAGCGAGCGGACGGCCGTCGGGAAGGAGTTCAGGGAGCTCGTGGCGGACATCACGGCGGTCCTCGGCGCGCCCAATGTCTCCGACTTCTTCCCCGCGCTCCAGCCGTTTGACCTGCAAGGTATTCGGAACAAGTCCGACAAGCTCAAGACCCGCTTCGACGACATCTTCGCCAGGATCATACAGCAGCGGGTGAATaatggcggcgcggcgacggcgccggacTTCCTCGAGTACATGCTCAAGCTGGagaaggaaggcggcgacggcaaggCCAGCTTCACCATGACCAACGTCAAGGCCCTCCTCATG GACATGGTGGTGGGGGGAACGGAGACGACATCGAACACGGTGGAGTGGGCAATGGCGGAGATGCTGAAGAACCGCCGGATCCTCAAAAAGGTCCAAGAAGAGCTCGACGCCATCGTCGGCACCGACAGCGTAGTCGAAGAATCGCACCTGCCGCAGCTCCACTACCTGCAATCCGTGGTAAAGGAAACCCTCCGGCTCCACCCGGCGCTGCCGCTGATGGTGCCGCACTGCCCGAGCGAGGACACGACCGTCGGCGGCCACCGGGTGCCGGCGGGCAGCCGCGTGTTCGTCAACGCGTGGGCCATCATGCGGGACCCGGCGGCATGGAAGGACCCCGACGAGTTCGTCCCGGAGCGGttcgaggtcggcggcggcggtggggggaGGAAGGTGGACTTCACCGGTGGCGAGCTCGACTACGTGCCGTTCGGGTCCGggaggaggatctgcgccggGGTCGCCATGGCGGAGAGGATGACGGCGTATTCCGTGGCCTTGCTTGTGCAGGCGTTCGAGTGGGAACTGCCGGAGGGGAAGGAGCTGGACATGAAGGAGAAGTTCGCCATTGTTATGAAGAAGGCCACGCCGCTCGTCGCCGTGCCCACGCCCCGGCTCTCCAGGCCCGAGCTCTACTCCGCCGCATAG
- the LOC104583750 gene encoding uncharacterized protein LOC104583750 isoform X1, whose protein sequence is MVREKSRSVCGDGLCHDHVFIGSGHGEVVSIFGSATITDGKLSRDKSLNSLGEMLLSVVARFNVQGHYGGAIFTGLFLCGPSLLALFKISENEVRRALIAKNFISATLLLIVISSFQIMYFVNLSYDSVQGEELHLHLHNYHGWQGIRGQGHELPCCDVPICGCKLEDSMHRSILTWWSHLCWFVCVHPVSFVLRCARRYPKMRNQMNIYTTLGVQSSSLFITYDLVASNTGTGVISSSGAYIWPTEQHCSVHCTVQFMPGNGALFSLVEKGALFNQTFRPILIE, encoded by the exons ATGGTCAGAGAAAAAAGTCGGTCTGTGTGTGGTGATGGTTTGTGCCATGATCATGTATTTATAGGAAGCGGGCATGGTGAGGTGGTCTCCATCTTTGGTTCCGCAACCATCACAGATGGCAAGTTGTCAAGGGACAAGTCTCTGAACTCCCTAGGTGAGATGTTGCTATCTGTGGTTGCAAGATTCAATGTGCAAGGCCATTATGGTGGAGCCATCTTTACTGGCTTG TTTTTGTGCGGCCCTAGTCTTTTGGCATTGTTCAAAATATCTGAAAATGAG GTTAGGAGGGCATTAATTGCAAAGAACTTCATATCTGCCACATTGCTCTTGATCGTGATATCCAGTTTCCAAATTATGTATTTCGTCAATCTTTCCTATGACTCT GTGCAAGGGGAGGAGCTGCATCTTCATTTGCACAACTATCACGGATGGCAAGGTATCAGGGGACAAGGCCATGAACTCCCTTGTTGTGATGTTCCTATCTGTGGTTGCAAGTTGGAAGACTCAATGCACAGGAGCATTCTCACATGGTGGAGCCATCTTTGCTGGTTTG TTTGTGTGCATCCGGTTAGTTTTGTATTGCGTTGCGCCAGGAGGTATCCTAAAATGAG GAATCAGATGAACATTTACACAACACTGGGCGTGCAATCTAGTTCTCTATTCATTACCTATGACCTTGTTGCTTCCAACACTG GAACTGGGGTGATTTCCAGCTCTGGAGCATACATCTGGCCAACAGAGCAGCATTGCAGTGTACACTGTACAGTGCAATTCATGCCAGGAAATGGTGCTCTTTTTTCGTTAGTGGAGAAGGGAGCATTATTCAACCAaaccttccgtcccatattaattgagtga
- the LOC104583750 gene encoding uncharacterized protein LOC104583750 isoform X5, giving the protein MVREKSRSVCGDGLCHDHVFIGSGHGEVVSIFGSATITDGKLSRDKSLNSLGEMLLSVVARFNVQGHYGGAIFTGLFLCGPSLLALFKISENEVRRALIAKNFISATLLLIVISSFQIMYFVNLSYDSVQGEELHLHLHNYHGWQGIRGQGHELPCCDVPICGCKLEDSMHRSILTWWSHLCWFVCVHPVSFVLRCARRYPKMRYMRILQCSSWPNSITACFLIKESDEHLHNTGRAI; this is encoded by the exons ATGGTCAGAGAAAAAAGTCGGTCTGTGTGTGGTGATGGTTTGTGCCATGATCATGTATTTATAGGAAGCGGGCATGGTGAGGTGGTCTCCATCTTTGGTTCCGCAACCATCACAGATGGCAAGTTGTCAAGGGACAAGTCTCTGAACTCCCTAGGTGAGATGTTGCTATCTGTGGTTGCAAGATTCAATGTGCAAGGCCATTATGGTGGAGCCATCTTTACTGGCTTG TTTTTGTGCGGCCCTAGTCTTTTGGCATTGTTCAAAATATCTGAAAATGAG GTTAGGAGGGCATTAATTGCAAAGAACTTCATATCTGCCACATTGCTCTTGATCGTGATATCCAGTTTCCAAATTATGTATTTCGTCAATCTTTCCTATGACTCT GTGCAAGGGGAGGAGCTGCATCTTCATTTGCACAACTATCACGGATGGCAAGGTATCAGGGGACAAGGCCATGAACTCCCTTGTTGTGATGTTCCTATCTGTGGTTGCAAGTTGGAAGACTCAATGCACAGGAGCATTCTCACATGGTGGAGCCATCTTTGCTGGTTTG TTTGTGTGCATCCGGTTAGTTTTGTATTGCGTTGCGCCAGGAGGTATCCTAAAATGAG ATATATGAGAATCTTGCAGTGTTCTAGTTGGCCAAACAGTATTACAGCCTGTTTTCTTATTAAG GAATCAGATGAACATTTACACAACACTGGGCGTGCAATCTAG
- the LOC104583750 gene encoding uncharacterized protein LOC104583750 isoform X7, which produces MCKAIMVEPSLLACFCAALVFWHCSKYLKMRAQVQGEELHLHLHNYHGWQGIRGQGHELPCCDVPICGCKLEDSMHRSILTWWSHLCWFVCVHPVSFVLRCARRYPKMRNQMNIYTTLGVQSSSLFITYDLVASNTGTGVISSSGAYIWPTEQHCSVHCTVQFMPGNGALFSLVEKGALFNQTFRPILIE; this is translated from the exons ATGTGCAAGGCCATTATGGTGGAGCCATCTTTACTGGCTTG TTTTTGTGCGGCCCTAGTCTTTTGGCATTGTTCAAAATATCTGAAAATGAG GGCGCAGGTGCAAGGGGAGGAGCTGCATCTTCATTTGCACAACTATCACGGATGGCAAGGTATCAGGGGACAAGGCCATGAACTCCCTTGTTGTGATGTTCCTATCTGTGGTTGCAAGTTGGAAGACTCAATGCACAGGAGCATTCTCACATGGTGGAGCCATCTTTGCTGGTTTG TTTGTGTGCATCCGGTTAGTTTTGTATTGCGTTGCGCCAGGAGGTATCCTAAAATGAG GAATCAGATGAACATTTACACAACACTGGGCGTGCAATCTAGTTCTCTATTCATTACCTATGACCTTGTTGCTTCCAACACTG GAACTGGGGTGATTTCCAGCTCTGGAGCATACATCTGGCCAACAGAGCAGCATTGCAGTGTACACTGTACAGTGCAATTCATGCCAGGAAATGGTGCTCTTTTTTCGTTAGTGGAGAAGGGAGCATTATTCAACCAaaccttccgtcccatattaattgagtga